One window of the Leptospira dzoumogneensis genome contains the following:
- a CDS encoding ATP-binding protein yields MSLRTRFSLYCAIVLFAFSVLLTMLVAAAAFYDSKVSSQEAAFAKAEGASFEVRKIFSEAINKVGEAKTRWELTRPSRASVEKDLVDLFQNDKRFLGAGAVFEPNLFDGKDASFVGRKGSNSMGRFVPYFHRSIKDPDEISLEESVYYDNTDESGNYYQIPKATLSDFVGEPYFYPLEGVNIFMISLIRPISREGRFIGIVGLDLKLSDLEEELFSKRPFGDGHLALISPGGKYAVHGAKGILQGKNAGTPEVKDSIQKSLASGQPFAYPVEGGNSYIFPFSMGTYGKNWAIEVYVPDSVLWNDLGPIILRCLLITFALLPVCLYFLDRFFCKYVSEGLSEATTFADSLGAGNYSAQIPTRKFQDEIHHLFTTLENMKEKLLVAIDQQIRSEKILRESAEIYSRNEIIRLQKEELEVTLGELKTAQETLLRNERLAAIGRISGAVSHQINNPLGAIGASRENISFYVKRITILLPFLFEYLTQADEMEREFFNITLKRTLENHKEQIGKKFRETRHSIEAFLRQEQIEDAGDKAAVVAELGFSDCPEFILQLCRCSEWERISEFLMAVRGLEISEEVIHRSTDRMYKIVSALETYSGTAKEDKERWVKVSDTMEVVLGVYEGAGGNRVTVERNYISEATMRCIPEDLVRLWTQIVDNAYQAMSGEGKLRVSIYDAESKIVCEVEDSGSGIPKNIREQVGEVLSSGKSEGEGAGIGLAVAASISKKYGGSWNWESEPGCTIFRFSFPKSE; encoded by the coding sequence ATGAGCCTTCGAACGCGCTTCTCTCTTTATTGCGCTATTGTTCTATTTGCATTCTCAGTTCTGCTAACTATGTTAGTGGCCGCAGCCGCATTTTATGATTCCAAAGTTTCTTCCCAAGAAGCTGCGTTTGCAAAAGCGGAAGGTGCATCCTTCGAAGTGCGTAAAATTTTCTCCGAAGCAATTAACAAAGTGGGAGAAGCTAAAACTCGCTGGGAACTTACTCGTCCTTCTCGCGCTTCCGTTGAAAAAGATCTAGTGGATCTTTTTCAGAATGATAAAAGATTTTTAGGGGCCGGTGCGGTTTTCGAACCGAATCTTTTTGATGGAAAGGACGCTTCGTTTGTCGGGCGTAAAGGTTCCAACTCTATGGGTAGATTTGTTCCATACTTTCATAGAAGTATTAAGGATCCGGATGAGATCAGTTTAGAAGAAAGTGTTTATTATGATAATACCGACGAAAGCGGTAACTACTACCAGATCCCGAAAGCCACGTTAAGCGACTTTGTCGGAGAACCTTATTTTTATCCGTTAGAAGGAGTGAATATTTTTATGATCTCCTTGATCCGGCCGATCAGCCGTGAGGGAAGATTTATAGGGATCGTAGGCCTGGACCTAAAACTTTCCGATCTGGAGGAAGAATTATTCTCCAAAAGACCGTTCGGTGACGGACATTTGGCATTGATCTCTCCAGGTGGAAAATATGCGGTCCATGGTGCCAAAGGAATTTTGCAGGGAAAGAATGCTGGAACTCCTGAAGTAAAAGATTCCATCCAAAAATCCTTAGCTTCCGGACAACCTTTCGCTTATCCGGTAGAAGGTGGGAACTCCTACATATTTCCATTCAGTATGGGAACTTATGGAAAGAACTGGGCGATCGAAGTTTATGTTCCGGACTCGGTCCTTTGGAATGATCTGGGACCTATCATTCTAAGATGTTTGCTGATCACGTTTGCGCTTTTACCCGTATGTCTGTATTTTCTGGACAGATTCTTTTGTAAATACGTCTCGGAAGGTTTATCCGAAGCGACCACATTTGCAGATTCTTTGGGAGCAGGGAATTATTCCGCTCAGATCCCTACTAGGAAATTTCAGGATGAGATCCATCATCTTTTTACAACATTGGAAAATATGAAGGAGAAGTTACTGGTCGCGATCGATCAACAGATCCGATCGGAAAAGATCTTAAGAGAATCTGCCGAAATTTATTCACGTAACGAAATTATCCGCCTTCAAAAAGAAGAATTGGAAGTCACCTTAGGGGAATTAAAAACCGCTCAAGAAACCTTACTTAGGAACGAAAGATTAGCTGCGATAGGCAGGATCTCCGGCGCTGTCAGCCACCAGATCAATAATCCACTCGGAGCGATCGGAGCGTCCAGGGAGAATATTTCCTTTTACGTAAAAAGAATTACGATACTTCTGCCTTTTCTTTTCGAATACCTAACCCAAGCAGACGAGATGGAAAGGGAGTTTTTTAATATCACCTTAAAGAGAACATTAGAAAATCATAAAGAACAGATCGGTAAAAAGTTCAGGGAAACCAGGCATTCCATAGAAGCTTTCTTAAGGCAGGAACAAATAGAGGATGCCGGGGATAAGGCGGCCGTCGTAGCCGAGTTAGGGTTTTCGGATTGCCCTGAATTCATTCTTCAATTATGCAGATGTTCCGAATGGGAGCGTATCTCCGAATTTTTAATGGCGGTCAGAGGACTGGAAATTTCGGAAGAAGTCATTCATAGATCCACAGATAGAATGTATAAAATTGTGTCCGCATTAGAAACCTATTCAGGGACCGCGAAAGAAGACAAAGAAAGATGGGTAAAGGTTTCGGATACGATGGAAGTTGTGCTCGGAGTATATGAAGGTGCCGGCGGGAACAGGGTCACTGTCGAAAGAAATTATATTTCCGAAGCGACCATGAGATGTATCCCGGAAGATTTGGTACGGCTTTGGACGCAGATAGTGGATAACGCATACCAGGCAATGTCCGGGGAAGGAAAACTTAGAGTAAGTATCTATGATGCGGAATCAAAAATTGTCTGTGAAGTGGAAGACAGCGGTTCCGGTATTCCTAAGAACATCAGAGAACAAGTTGGAGAAGTTTTATCTTCCGGAAAATCGGAAGGAGAAGGCGCAGGTATAGGACTTGCGGTTGCGGCTTCCATTTCCAAAAAATACGGAGGCAGTTGGAATTGGGAAAGTGAACCCGGCTGCACTATCTTTCGCTTCTCCTTTCCAAAATCAGAATAA